Proteins encoded by one window of Ulvibacter sp. MAR_2010_11:
- a CDS encoding alpha/beta hydrolase has product MKKILIVVFLLCFGIGYAQVEKLKGEDISIPPLVEGVLLVSNVSEKTPLVIIIGGSGPVDRDGNQMMAKNNSLRFLAEGLYDKGISTFRYDKRLVKIMKMGKMEESKIRFDHFIDDAISILDYFKKDSRFSKIYIAGHSQGSLVGMIAAQNRADGFISIAGAGQEIDDVIVDQLEKQAPGLKDNARQAFDDLRVNGTAKNYSPGLASIFRPAIQPFIFNWMQYNPAVEIAKLEIPVLIINGDQDLQVQVSEAELLQTAKPDAAYVIIKNMNHIFKEIHGDDLDNEKSYNEYNRPIVPELIETISSFIIK; this is encoded by the coding sequence ATGAAAAAGATTCTCATAGTCGTTTTTCTGCTTTGCTTCGGAATAGGTTACGCACAGGTAGAGAAATTAAAAGGCGAAGACATAAGCATTCCGCCTTTGGTAGAAGGTGTATTACTAGTGTCTAATGTTTCCGAAAAAACACCCTTGGTAATAATCATTGGAGGATCCGGGCCAGTGGATAGAGACGGAAATCAGATGATGGCAAAAAATAACTCCCTGCGTTTTTTGGCCGAAGGATTGTATGATAAAGGGATTTCAACTTTCAGATATGACAAACGCCTTGTAAAAATCATGAAAATGGGTAAAATGGAGGAAAGCAAAATTCGTTTTGACCATTTTATAGACGATGCAATTTCAATCCTTGACTATTTTAAGAAGGATAGTCGTTTTTCAAAAATTTATATTGCAGGGCACAGCCAGGGTTCTCTGGTAGGCATGATTGCCGCTCAGAACAGGGCCGATGGGTTTATTTCAATTGCCGGTGCCGGACAGGAGATTGACGACGTGATTGTAGATCAATTGGAAAAACAAGCTCCGGGTTTAAAAGATAACGCCCGCCAGGCTTTCGACGATTTACGGGTTAACGGAACAGCCAAGAATTACAGTCCGGGTTTGGCATCCATCTTCAGACCTGCCATTCAGCCTTTTATTTTCAATTGGATGCAATACAATCCGGCCGTTGAAATTGCCAAACTTGAAATTCCGGTGCTAATTATTAATGGTGACCAGGATCTTCAGGTACAGGTTTCGGAAGCCGAATTACTTCAAACCGCAAAGCCCGACGCAGCATATGTGATTATTAAAAACATGAATCATATTTTTAAAGAAATACATGGAGACGATCTGGACAACGAAAAATCCTATAACGAATACAACCGCCCTATAGTTCCCGAACTAATTGAAACAATAAGTTCATTTATAATAAAATAG
- a CDS encoding DUF4369 domain-containing protein, with protein MKSLFTSICLLFLLLGCAKTQHEMQLSGNIKGLKKGVVLLQKVVDTNFVTVDSVTINGDSNFSFSDAVESPEIYFLQLKIENESLKDKNLSFFAEPGEITINTSLENFATAAVVSGSKNQEKLSEYKKLIQRYSDKNLDLIEEEISAIQQQNDSLLQAIQQKRKNTIRGKYLATVNFAINNKEYELAPYLMLSEVYDANIKYLDTVYKSLTPKIKDSKYGKALESYIVERKNEGN; from the coding sequence ATGAAATCCCTTTTTACAAGTATCTGTCTATTATTTTTGTTGCTAGGTTGTGCAAAAACGCAACATGAGATGCAGCTTTCAGGAAATATAAAAGGCTTGAAAAAAGGAGTAGTACTACTTCAAAAAGTAGTGGATACAAATTTTGTTACGGTCGATTCGGTTACTATCAATGGAGATTCAAATTTTTCTTTTTCGGATGCTGTTGAAAGTCCGGAGATTTACTTTTTACAACTAAAGATTGAAAACGAGTCCCTTAAAGACAAGAACCTTTCTTTTTTTGCCGAACCGGGAGAAATAACGATCAACACTTCCCTTGAAAATTTTGCAACTGCCGCTGTGGTTTCAGGTTCTAAGAATCAGGAAAAACTTTCAGAATACAAAAAACTAATTCAGCGATATAGCGACAAGAATCTGGACTTAATTGAAGAAGAAATTTCAGCCATACAGCAACAAAACGATTCTTTACTGCAAGCAATTCAGCAAAAACGCAAGAATACTATAAGAGGTAAGTATCTGGCGACCGTAAACTTTGCCATAAATAATAAAGAGTACGAGCTGGCGCCTTATCTTATGCTTAGTGAAGTGTACGATGCAAACATTAAGTATTTGGATACAGTCTATAAATCACTTACTCCAAAAATAAAAGACTCTAAATACGGTAAAGCATTAGAGTCTTATATTGTTGAGCGAAAAAATGAAGGGAACTAG
- a CDS encoding DUF819 domain-containing protein: MQDTTAEILQDTTPLFTNDTIVFGVLMVAIGIIFYTSSKETGFWDKFYKIVPALFMAYFIPALFTTFGIISPEWISVSDSGEVVEHSSNLYYMSSRYLLPAALVLMTLSIDLKAVYNLGPKALIMFLTGTAGIILGGPIAVLIIGTISPETVGGAGADAVWRGLSTLAGSWIGGGANQTAMLEIYGYNQALYGGMVFVDIVVANIWMAIILIGIGKAAKIDKWLKADTSAIESLKEKVSSYAKEVDRNPTLTDLMILAAIAFGTVGFAHLGANYLSEFFTEIVSGIPKGITRNIFTFLDSSFFWMITITTIIGVILSFTKAKSYEGAGASKFGSVFIYILVASIGMKMDLTMIFDNFGLIFIGIVWMIIHAALLIIVAKLIRAPYFFLAVGSQANVGGAASAPIVASAFHPSLATVGVLLAVFGYAIGTVGAILCTVLMQLAATS; the protein is encoded by the coding sequence ATGCAGGATACTACAGCTGAAATACTACAAGACACAACTCCGCTATTTACAAACGACACCATTGTTTTTGGTGTCTTGATGGTTGCCATCGGAATTATTTTCTATACCTCTTCGAAAGAAACGGGTTTTTGGGATAAATTTTACAAAATAGTTCCGGCGCTGTTTATGGCCTATTTTATTCCTGCGCTTTTTACCACCTTCGGAATTATTTCCCCTGAATGGATTTCTGTATCAGATTCCGGTGAAGTTGTCGAGCACAGCTCGAACCTCTATTATATGTCAAGCCGGTATTTATTACCTGCCGCCTTGGTTTTGATGACGTTAAGTATCGATTTGAAGGCTGTTTACAACCTTGGCCCCAAAGCCCTTATCATGTTTCTAACGGGAACAGCCGGGATTATTTTAGGAGGGCCAATTGCCGTATTGATTATTGGAACTATTTCACCTGAAACAGTGGGTGGAGCCGGTGCAGATGCAGTGTGGCGAGGACTCTCAACCCTTGCAGGAAGTTGGATTGGAGGCGGAGCGAACCAGACGGCCATGTTGGAAATTTATGGTTATAATCAGGCCTTATACGGTGGAATGGTTTTCGTAGATATTGTGGTGGCAAATATTTGGATGGCTATTATACTTATTGGAATTGGTAAAGCCGCAAAGATTGACAAATGGCTAAAAGCAGATACTTCTGCCATTGAAAGCTTAAAGGAAAAGGTATCCTCCTATGCCAAAGAAGTTGACAGAAACCCTACGCTAACCGATTTGATGATTCTTGCTGCCATCGCCTTTGGAACCGTTGGTTTTGCGCATCTTGGCGCCAATTATCTCAGCGAGTTCTTTACCGAAATTGTTTCCGGAATACCCAAAGGAATCACACGAAATATTTTTACATTTCTGGATTCCAGTTTCTTTTGGATGATAACAATAACCACCATCATAGGTGTGATTTTATCTTTTACGAAGGCAAAGAGTTACGAAGGTGCCGGCGCCAGTAAGTTCGGCAGTGTATTTATCTATATTCTGGTAGCAAGTATAGGGATGAAAATGGATCTTACTATGATATTCGATAATTTCGGACTTATTTTTATAGGAATTGTTTGGATGATTATACACGCTGCCTTACTAATAATAGTGGCCAAATTAATTCGGGCGCCCTACTTCTTTTTAGCAGTAGGAAGTCAGGCAAATGTAGGAGGTGCAGCCTCTGCCCCTATCGTAGCATCGGCTTTTCATCCGTCATTGGCTACAGTAGGTGTGTTATTAGCGGTATTCGGATATGCTATTGGAACCGTAGGCGCAATTTTATGTACGGTATTAATGCAATTAGCGGCTACCTCATAG
- the idi gene encoding isopentenyl-diphosphate Delta-isomerase — protein sequence MTEEKVILVNERDEKIGLMPKMEAHEKALLHRAFSVFVFNNENELMLQQRALNKYHSPGLWTNTCCSHQRDGETSLVAGKRRLQEEMGFSTPLRETMSFIYKAPFDNGLTEHEFDHILVGEYNADPIINKEEVAAWKWMHLEKVKEDIILNPHLYTEWFKIIFDKFYQHLAV from the coding sequence ATGACTGAAGAGAAGGTAATTCTTGTAAATGAACGGGATGAGAAGATCGGGCTTATGCCCAAAATGGAAGCACACGAAAAAGCATTGCTACATCGTGCCTTTTCGGTATTTGTATTTAATAATGAAAACGAGTTGATGCTACAACAACGCGCACTCAATAAATATCATTCGCCGGGTCTTTGGACAAACACTTGCTGCAGTCATCAGAGAGATGGTGAGACGTCGTTGGTAGCAGGGAAAAGGCGATTACAGGAAGAAATGGGCTTTTCGACACCATTGAGGGAAACCATGTCCTTTATTTATAAAGCTCCCTTTGACAATGGATTAACCGAGCACGAGTTTGATCATATTTTGGTGGGGGAGTACAATGCGGACCCGATAATCAATAAAGAAGAAGTAGCAGCCTGGAAATGGATGCACCTCGAAAAAGTAAAAGAAGACATTATTTTAAATCCGCACCTATACACCGAATGGTTTAAGATAATATTCGATAAGTTTTACCAACATCTGGCCGTATGA
- a CDS encoding OmpA family protein has protein sequence MKTFLQKVFLLALVLLGTSVSFSQKKQVEKANKEFDKYAYIDARDIYLKVVEDGYTSAQIYKNLGDTYYWNSDYDNAAKWYSRLISEFPQETEVNYYYRAAQSQKSLGNADKSKEYMDMYISKGGDPGIVRATATDFLEYEVVLEKVSVNTAYSDFGPAYYMDKLVYASSSNTSEGSKIAQWNEQPFLDLYEADMDGEGKLSNASSLSGDVNTPYHESTPTFTKDGNTIYFTRNNYIDGKKGKDKNKTIRLKLYKATKSGDNYWTNVVELPFNSKEYSVAHPALSLDEKRLYFSSDMPGTIGMSDLWYVDILDNDSYGEPVNLGTSINTEARESFPFISEKNNLYFSSDGRGGLGGYDIFSTPLNPQGRPGKITNLGEPANSSQDDFGFIIKEEKRMGYMSSNREGAKGSIDDEIYLVQEKCEIVITGTVFDQDSKELLPGAEVLLLDSNNKIVDSQIVGETASYSFNADCEKQYSVRGSKTQYAPYEKVLQTPDKSGTVEIPIPLKLVDPCPPNDLGCRLKLQPIYFDFDRYNIRPDAAIELAKILAAMRQYPELIIHIESHTDSRGNDKYNESLSDKRAQSTLQWLVDKGIAKSRLTAKGYGEYKLTNKCDDGVECTEEEHQLNRRSMFIIQN, from the coding sequence ATGAAGACATTTTTACAAAAAGTATTTCTTTTAGCACTAGTACTGTTAGGTACTAGTGTCTCTTTTTCTCAGAAAAAGCAAGTTGAAAAGGCAAACAAGGAATTTGACAAGTATGCATATATAGATGCTCGGGATATTTATCTCAAAGTAGTAGAGGACGGTTATACCTCTGCCCAGATCTATAAGAACTTAGGAGATACCTATTATTGGAACAGCGACTACGACAATGCTGCCAAATGGTATTCCAGGTTAATTTCGGAGTTTCCACAGGAAACCGAGGTTAACTATTATTACCGTGCTGCTCAGAGTCAGAAGAGTTTGGGCAATGCCGATAAGTCCAAGGAATATATGGATATGTATATTTCCAAGGGCGGTGATCCGGGGATTGTACGCGCTACGGCTACGGACTTTTTGGAATACGAGGTAGTGTTGGAGAAGGTCTCTGTCAATACGGCGTATTCCGATTTTGGACCTGCCTATTATATGGACAAGCTGGTGTATGCCTCTTCCTCTAATACTTCGGAGGGCAGCAAGATCGCTCAGTGGAACGAGCAGCCTTTTTTAGATTTGTATGAGGCCGATATGGACGGTGAGGGGAAACTCTCCAATGCGAGTTCATTGAGTGGAGATGTCAATACTCCGTATCACGAATCGACCCCTACCTTTACCAAGGACGGGAACACCATTTATTTTACACGTAACAATTATATAGACGGCAAGAAGGGCAAGGATAAGAACAAGACCATTCGATTAAAGCTGTATAAAGCCACCAAGAGTGGTGATAACTATTGGACCAATGTTGTAGAGCTACCCTTTAACTCTAAGGAATACTCTGTGGCACACCCTGCTCTTAGTTTGGATGAGAAGCGTTTGTATTTTTCATCAGACATGCCGGGTACCATTGGCATGAGTGATTTATGGTATGTTGATATTTTAGATAATGATAGCTATGGAGAGCCTGTTAACCTGGGAACATCGATCAATACCGAAGCCAGAGAGTCGTTTCCTTTTATCAGTGAGAAGAACAATTTGTATTTCTCCAGTGATGGTAGAGGGGGATTAGGAGGTTACGATATTTTCAGTACCCCGTTGAACCCTCAGGGCAGACCCGGGAAGATTACCAACTTAGGCGAGCCTGCCAATAGCAGTCAGGATGACTTTGGCTTTATTATCAAAGAAGAGAAACGCATGGGTTATATGTCTTCCAACCGAGAAGGCGCCAAGGGCAGTATCGACGATGAGATTTACCTTGTACAAGAAAAATGTGAGATTGTGATTACCGGAACGGTATTCGACCAGGACAGTAAGGAATTACTGCCGGGAGCAGAGGTATTACTATTGGATAGTAACAACAAGATAGTAGACAGCCAAATAGTGGGAGAGACGGCTTCCTATAGCTTTAATGCCGACTGTGAGAAGCAGTATTCAGTGAGAGGTAGCAAGACTCAGTATGCACCCTATGAGAAGGTCTTACAGACACCCGATAAGAGTGGCACGGTGGAGATACCCATTCCGTTGAAACTGGTAGACCCATGTCCGCCAAACGATTTGGGATGTCGACTGAAATTACAGCCTATCTATTTTGATTTCGATCGTTATAACATTCGTCCCGATGCGGCCATTGAATTGGCTAAGATATTGGCCGCTATGCGACAGTATCCTGAGCTTATCATCCATATCGAGTCGCATACCGACTCACGCGGTAACGACAAGTACAACGAGTCGTTGTCTGACAAACGAGCACAATCCACCTTACAATGGTTGGTAGACAAGGGCATTGCCAAGAGCAGGCTAACTGCAAAGGGTTATGGCGAATATAAATTGACCAACAAGTGTGACGATGGCGTGGAATGTACCGAAGAGGAACATCAGTTAAACCGTCGTTCGATGTTTATCATACAGAATTAG
- a CDS encoding 6-carboxytetrahydropterin synthase, whose protein sequence is MSLTIYRKAHFNAAHRLFKEGWSDEKNLEVFGKCSNPKYHGHNYELEVGVSGEINPDTGFLIDLKILKEIIKEEVEDPFDHKNLNLEVAAFQKVNPTVENIAIEIWNRLRKRMDSSYGISVKLYETPRNFVVYNGE, encoded by the coding sequence ATGAGTTTAACTATCTACCGTAAAGCACATTTTAATGCAGCCCATCGCTTGTTCAAAGAAGGATGGAGTGACGAAAAAAATCTCGAGGTCTTTGGAAAATGCAGTAATCCAAAATACCATGGACATAACTACGAGTTGGAAGTAGGGGTGAGTGGTGAGATTAATCCGGATACCGGCTTTTTAATAGACTTGAAAATTCTGAAAGAAATTATTAAAGAAGAAGTAGAAGATCCTTTCGATCATAAAAATTTAAATCTGGAAGTCGCGGCATTTCAGAAGGTAAATCCTACCGTAGAAAATATTGCCATCGAAATATGGAACAGACTTAGAAAACGAATGGACTCCAGCTATGGAATCTCTGTAAAACTCTATGAAACACCCCGTAATTTTGTAGTGTATAATGGTGAATAA
- a CDS encoding MauE/DoxX family redox-associated membrane protein yields the protein MLPWHQYLLGALLVVAGFNHFRVPKVYERIMPSYIPAHSTMVLLSGIAEMVLGLMLLNQKTQTFAAWGIITMLLVFLTVHFYMLQNEKASLKLPKWILVLRVPLQFVLIYWVYQYV from the coding sequence ATGTTACCATGGCATCAATATCTTTTGGGAGCTCTCTTAGTAGTTGCCGGATTTAATCATTTCAGAGTTCCGAAAGTATATGAGCGCATTATGCCTTCGTATATTCCGGCGCACAGCACTATGGTTTTACTAAGCGGCATCGCTGAAATGGTACTCGGGCTTATGCTACTGAATCAAAAAACACAAACTTTTGCGGCCTGGGGCATTATAACAATGCTGCTTGTATTTTTAACAGTGCATTTTTATATGCTTCAAAATGAAAAAGCCTCATTGAAACTGCCTAAATGGATCTTAGTTTTGAGGGTCCCTTTACAGTTTGTTCTTATATATTGGGTCTATCAATACGTTTAA
- a CDS encoding type I phosphomannose isomerase catalytic subunit: MVNNDNLYPLKFQPILKEKVWGGQKLSHLFQKEGEGNIGESWELSGVPENISVVANGALKDMSLNTLLEKHEAELVGKKVFSTFGTTFPLLFKFIDAREDLSVQLHPDDALAKKRHKGFGKTEMWYVMQAEKEARLILGFNRSMDESTYLQFLSEKKLPEILHSENVHEGDAFFIAPGTVHAIGAGVLLAEIQQTSDITYRIYDWDRPDTDGSFRELHTDLALKAINFKDTTSKITYSDKKNSAVLLKSIPYFETNKLLLTHSFQRNLRAIDSFVVYMCVAGDALFTTSNASEIVKRGESILIPACIQEITIETKGATFLEVYIP; the protein is encoded by the coding sequence ATGGTGAATAATGACAATTTATATCCATTAAAATTTCAACCCATATTAAAAGAAAAAGTTTGGGGAGGACAAAAACTCTCACATTTATTTCAGAAAGAAGGTGAAGGAAATATTGGGGAAAGTTGGGAGCTTTCCGGAGTACCCGAGAATATCTCTGTTGTCGCTAACGGTGCGCTGAAAGATATGTCGTTAAACACTCTTTTAGAAAAGCACGAGGCTGAGCTGGTAGGGAAGAAGGTTTTTAGCACTTTCGGAACCACATTTCCCTTACTATTTAAATTTATTGACGCTAGGGAAGATCTTTCGGTACAATTGCATCCCGATGATGCTTTGGCAAAAAAACGGCACAAGGGCTTCGGAAAGACCGAAATGTGGTATGTAATGCAGGCTGAAAAAGAGGCAAGACTCATCTTAGGCTTCAATCGGTCTATGGACGAATCGACCTATCTTCAATTTCTTTCAGAAAAAAAATTACCGGAAATTCTCCATTCAGAAAATGTACATGAAGGCGATGCTTTTTTTATAGCTCCCGGAACTGTACACGCCATTGGAGCCGGTGTATTATTGGCTGAAATTCAGCAAACTTCAGATATTACGTATCGTATCTACGATTGGGACCGCCCCGATACAGATGGCTCTTTCAGAGAATTGCATACCGATTTGGCTTTGAAAGCCATCAATTTTAAAGATACCACTTCAAAAATAACGTATTCAGACAAAAAAAATTCGGCTGTATTGCTTAAAAGCATTCCTTATTTTGAAACCAATAAGCTATTGCTAACACATAGTTTTCAAAGAAATCTTCGCGCAATCGATTCGTTTGTGGTTTATATGTGTGTGGCCGGCGATGCGTTGTTTACCACATCAAACGCTTCAGAAATCGTAAAAAGAGGCGAATCCATTTTAATTCCTGCCTGTATCCAAGAAATTACCATTGAAACTAAAGGAGCAACATTTTTAGAAGTTTATATACCGTAA
- a CDS encoding S1/P1 nuclease produces the protein MKTLIFSFFFLLVSSLSYGLPADWGKTGHRATGAIAQKYLSKKAKREIEKLLDGQSLALVSTFADEIKSDDNYREYAPWHYVNFPFDSNYDIHPKSDKGDLYMAIQKCMEVLKDDNATKEKKAFHLKLLVHFLGDLHQPLHVGMAEDRGGNRFQVQWFDEGTNLHSVWDEKIIESYQMSYTELAKNSKKLSKNELQNIQNGSVKDWMYESRGLCEQIYKTTISGDNLGYLYMYDYVDVVRSQLQKGGIRLAVLLNDIFK, from the coding sequence ATGAAAACTCTTATTTTTTCTTTCTTTTTTTTATTAGTTAGCTCACTTTCCTATGGTTTACCAGCAGATTGGGGTAAAACAGGACATCGCGCTACGGGAGCAATTGCTCAGAAATACCTTAGTAAAAAGGCTAAGCGAGAAATAGAAAAATTATTGGACGGACAATCACTTGCGTTGGTTTCTACTTTTGCCGACGAGATTAAGAGTGACGATAACTATCGCGAATATGCACCATGGCACTATGTAAATTTTCCTTTCGATAGCAATTACGATATACATCCGAAAAGCGATAAAGGAGATCTTTATATGGCAATTCAAAAATGTATGGAAGTTTTAAAAGACGATAATGCCACTAAAGAGAAGAAAGCTTTTCATCTTAAGTTGTTGGTGCATTTTTTGGGTGATTTACATCAACCTCTGCATGTTGGTATGGCTGAAGACAGAGGAGGGAATAGATTTCAAGTGCAGTGGTTCGATGAAGGCACCAATTTACATTCTGTTTGGGACGAAAAGATTATCGAAAGCTACCAGATGTCGTATACAGAGTTGGCAAAAAATAGCAAAAAACTTTCTAAGAACGAACTACAAAACATTCAAAACGGCTCTGTGAAAGACTGGATGTATGAAAGTAGGGGACTGTGTGAACAAATCTATAAAACCACCATAAGCGGAGACAATCTGGGATATTTGTATATGTATGATTATGTGGATGTGGTTAGGTCGCAGCTTCAAAAAGGAGGAATACGTCTGGCCGTTTTATTAAACGATATTTTTAAGTAG
- a CDS encoding type IX secretion system membrane protein PorP/SprF: MKHSYFTLIVLILLGIFSSNAQQDPQYTQYMYNTQVVNPAYAGSREALSFGLLYRTQWVGFEGAPKTGTFTVNSPIGSLDNMGLGLSIVRDEIGPSIESNVNIDYSYSINTSDEGKVSFGLKAGLDILDVDFTKLNIADQGDVFENNIDNKLQPQIGAGVYYNTEKFYAGLSVPNFLTTKHFDKSTLEDIQNGGFNGSVTAAERLHYFLIAGYVFDVSENLKFKPATLVKAVSGSPLQWDVSANFLLYEKVTLGAAYRWSAAMSALVGFQATDEIFIGFGYDYQTTDIESYSDGSYEIMLRFDLFKKPERVLTPRFF, encoded by the coding sequence ATGAAACACAGTTATTTTACACTCATAGTTTTGATTTTACTCGGTATTTTTTCGAGTAATGCTCAGCAGGATCCTCAGTACACCCAGTATATGTACAATACTCAGGTTGTTAACCCTGCGTATGCGGGTTCTCGGGAGGCTTTAAGTTTTGGATTGTTGTACCGTACCCAGTGGGTTGGTTTTGAGGGGGCTCCTAAGACGGGTACCTTCACGGTAAATTCTCCCATCGGGAGTTTAGACAACATGGGCTTGGGTCTGTCTATTGTACGGGATGAAATTGGTCCTTCGATTGAGTCGAATGTGAATATTGATTATTCCTATAGTATCAACACCTCGGATGAGGGTAAGGTTTCCTTTGGATTGAAGGCGGGGTTGGATATTTTGGATGTTGATTTCACCAAGCTTAATATCGCCGATCAGGGTGATGTTTTCGAGAACAATATCGACAATAAGCTTCAGCCTCAGATAGGAGCGGGAGTGTATTACAATACGGAGAAGTTTTATGCCGGATTATCGGTACCCAACTTTTTAACCACCAAGCATTTTGACAAGTCTACCTTGGAGGATATTCAAAATGGTGGTTTTAATGGATCAGTGACAGCAGCAGAGCGTTTGCATTATTTTTTAATAGCGGGTTATGTCTTTGATGTGAGTGAGAATTTAAAGTTTAAGCCTGCAACCTTGGTAAAGGCTGTAAGTGGATCTCCCTTACAGTGGGATGTTTCTGCCAACTTTCTTTTGTATGAGAAGGTGACCTTGGGAGCTGCCTACAGATGGAGTGCTGCCATGAGTGCTTTGGTTGGCTTTCAGGCTACCGATGAGATTTTTATTGGCTTTGGCTACGACTATCAGACTACCGACATAGAATCCTATAGTGATGGTTCTTATGAGATTATGTTACGCTTTGATTTATTCAAGAAACCGGAACGTGTGTTAACACCACGATTCTTTTAA
- a CDS encoding alpha-ketoglutarate-dependent dioxygenase AlkB — translation MNLFASEKDSESIRLNLIDADVTYYPNFFSEEIASEFFEMLLSETKWQQDSIQLFGKIHKQPRLTALYGVEGKSYSYSGITMFPQPFTKTLLTLKNKVETVTSEKFTTVLLNLYRDGSDSNGWHSDDEAELGKHPVIVSLSFGEERFFHFRQKSNKKNSFKILLEHGSLLVMKGSTQENWQHQLPKSKKITKPRINLTFRSII, via the coding sequence ATGAATTTGTTTGCTTCGGAAAAGGATTCGGAATCCATTCGATTAAATCTGATTGATGCAGATGTCACCTACTATCCGAACTTTTTTTCAGAAGAAATTGCTTCAGAATTCTTTGAAATGCTACTTTCAGAAACCAAATGGCAACAGGACAGCATTCAACTTTTCGGAAAAATTCACAAACAACCCAGATTGACAGCACTCTATGGCGTTGAAGGAAAATCCTATTCCTATAGCGGAATTACTATGTTTCCGCAGCCATTTACAAAAACCTTACTTACACTTAAAAATAAGGTTGAAACTGTGACTTCAGAAAAATTTACAACAGTGTTACTCAATCTTTATCGCGATGGAAGTGACAGCAATGGTTGGCATAGTGATGATGAAGCTGAATTGGGGAAACATCCGGTGATAGTATCTCTCAGTTTTGGAGAGGAGAGATTTTTTCATTTCAGGCAGAAAAGCAACAAAAAGAACAGCTTTAAAATACTTCTGGAGCACGGAAGCCTATTGGTAATGAAAGGCAGTACCCAAGAAAACTGGCAACATCAACTCCCTAAATCCAAAAAAATTACCAAACCCCGTATCAATCTCACATTTAGATCGATAATCTAA